In a genomic window of Kaistia algarum:
- a CDS encoding YciE/YciF ferroxidase family protein has translation MADKDLKALLVHTVKDVYFAEHAILKALPKMAAAAKSPKLKAAFKTHLEQTEGQVKRLDAVFKSLGMKPESVPCEAIKGILKEGDEVAEEFKGASALDAGLVAAAQAVEHYEIARYGALQAWATELGMTDVAKLFGETLDEEEKTDQLLTDLALATVNEAAA, from the coding sequence AGGCTTTGCTCGTTCACACGGTCAAGGATGTCTATTTCGCCGAGCATGCTATTCTGAAGGCGCTGCCGAAGATGGCAGCCGCCGCCAAGTCACCCAAGCTTAAGGCTGCGTTCAAGACGCATCTTGAACAGACCGAGGGCCAGGTGAAGCGGCTCGACGCCGTCTTCAAGTCGCTGGGCATGAAGCCGGAATCGGTACCCTGCGAGGCGATCAAGGGAATTCTGAAGGAAGGCGACGAGGTCGCCGAGGAGTTCAAGGGCGCAAGCGCCCTCGACGCCGGCCTGGTGGCCGCCGCGCAGGCGGTCGAGCATTATGAGATCGCTCGCTACGGCGCGCTGCAGGCATGGGCCACCGAGCTCGGGATGACCGATGTCGCCAAGCTCTTCGGCGAGACGCTCGACGAGGAAGAGAAGACCGACCAGCTCCTGACTGATCTCGCACTGGCGACCGTGAACGAAGCGGCGGCGTAG